In Candidatus Thermoplasmatota archaeon, the following proteins share a genomic window:
- a CDS encoding NosD domain-containing protein translates to MNKTLVVTVMVTILISTVFAAFSILERETQSNGKNMDVEKGENINISFPSSFLNDKPNKESHLPIRINHDWQFKLGSIVGVTGGNGTKEDPYVIENWNITNLFTDGIKIKNTKSYVIIRNVSLNSWRGNRTDGHHLRWSGIYLENVENVIIENCYISKTWYGIRCYNSKNIVIRNCTSIENGGVFYLRIPPRSGFKIIDVSGSGIRLKDCNEIYINNCNICDSWYGIYCNKSENIVIKNNFKFMENEVDAMIESSSHCHVLNNSLAISLIDCSHITIENNSKGIGLRNSFHCTIKNNEIIGGEIDLRGGEFNTIINNRISNVKYCEGIYICSSNNMIKNNYVEFSEYGISIGGYGCFDNLIENNILDSNDIGIFIERAPNNIFRNNSIQNSSKYNFYLSTKGESKYWAYQDIDTTNSVDGKPIYFWEYKKDAVVPSNAGYIALLGCKNITVSNQYLQNNSQGILLVDTTDCYVNNNTVTGNHAGIMILSSSRNNIIGNKACDNCWGIYIGGGDSPYNKVTNNVVNSNRGVGIFLQFASYNEITNNTIEKNGWGISLYWGQPHHNLIANNTVKSNPNGIEVWGPYNTILNNKVESGNGDGILIVGNIGNVISYNTVTRYRHGIILSGYPDGAKNTIVTFNNVIENREYGIVSDISRGSRIHHNNIIDNGFIPQAFEEDCFSEDSNHWDDGSEGNYWSDYTGKDENGDGIGDTPYDIGGCGGYDCYPLMEPVKI, encoded by the coding sequence ATGAATAAGACATTGGTAGTAACTGTAATGGTAACTATTCTTATTTCAACAGTATTTGCAGCTTTCTCTATACTGGAAAGGGAGACACAATCCAATGGGAAAAACATGGATGTTGAAAAAGGTGAAAACATAAACATTTCTTTTCCTTCTTCTTTTTTGAATGATAAGCCAAATAAAGAATCCCATTTGCCAATCCGCATCAATCATGACTGGCAGTTTAAGCTGGGAAGTATTGTGGGCGTAACAGGTGGCAATGGAACAAAAGAAGATCCATATGTAATCGAAAACTGGAATATAACAAATTTATTCACAGACGGTATAAAAATAAAAAACACGAAATCTTATGTTATAATAAGAAATGTTTCCCTCAACAGTTGGAGAGGAAATAGAACAGATGGTCATCATTTACGATGGTCTGGGATTTATTTGGAAAATGTTGAAAATGTAATTATCGAAAATTGCTACATTTCTAAGACTTGGTATGGCATTCGTTGTTATAACTCAAAAAATATCGTGATAAGAAATTGTACGTCGATAGAAAATGGGGGGGTATTCTATTTGCGTATTCCTCCAAGAAGTGGTTTTAAGATTATAGATGTAAGTGGTTCTGGTATCCGGCTGAAAGACTGTAATGAGATATATATTAATAATTGTAATATCTGCGATAGTTGGTATGGGATATATTGCAACAAATCTGAAAATATCGTAATAAAAAATAATTTTAAATTTATGGAAAATGAAGTGGATGCAATGATCGAATCATCTTCTCATTGCCATGTACTAAACAATTCCTTGGCGATATCTCTAATTGATTGTTCTCATATTACAATTGAAAATAACTCTAAAGGTATTGGGTTAAGAAACTCGTTTCATTGTACTATAAAAAATAATGAAATCATTGGTGGAGAAATTGATTTAAGAGGAGGAGAATTCAACACAATCATTAATAACAGAATATCGAATGTTAAATATTGCGAGGGAATATATATATGTTCATCAAATAATATGATTAAAAATAATTATGTGGAATTTAGTGAATATGGTATTTCTATAGGGGGCTACGGATGTTTTGATAATCTAATCGAAAATAATATATTAGATTCAAATGACATAGGAATTTTTATAGAGAGAGCACCAAACAACATTTTTAGAAATAACTCGATTCAAAACAGCAGTAAATACAATTTTTATCTTTCAACTAAAGGTGAAAGTAAATATTGGGCTTACCAGGATATAGATACAACAAATTCGGTTGATGGAAAGCCGATCTATTTCTGGGAATATAAGAAAGATGCAGTTGTTCCATCTAATGCAGGTTATATAGCTCTATTGGGTTGTAAAAATATAACGGTTTCAAATCAATATCTACAAAATAATTCACAGGGAATACTATTAGTTGATACAACCGATTGCTATGTCAACAACAATACAGTAACAGGAAACCATGCAGGTATAATGATCCTTAGTTCATCTCGCAACAATATAATAGGCAATAAGGCATGCGATAACTGTTGGGGAATATACATAGGCGGTGGAGATTCTCCCTATAATAAAGTCACTAACAATGTAGTCAATTCAAATAGAGGAGTAGGCATATTTCTCCAGTTTGCTTCATATAATGAAATAACAAATAATACTATTGAAAAAAATGGCTGGGGAATCTCTCTATATTGGGGACAACCACACCACAATCTAATAGCAAACAACACAGTTAAATCAAATCCTAATGGAATCGAAGTATGGGGTCCGTACAATACAATATTAAACAATAAAGTGGAATCAGGTAATGGGGATGGGATATTAATAGTTGGAAATATTGGCAATGTAATCTCATACAATACAGTTACTAGGTATAGGCATGGAATAATCCTTTCAGGATATCCTGATGGAGCAAAAAATACTATAGTAACATTTAACAATGTAATAGAAAACAGGGAATATGGAATTGTATCCGATATTTCCCGTGGAAGTAGGATACATCATAACAACATCATAGACAACGGCTTTATCCCACAAGCATTTGAGGAAGATTGTTTTTCCGAAGATTCAAATCATTGGGATGATGGTTCGGAGGGAAATTACTGGAGTGATTATACTGGCAAGGATGAAAATGGAGATGGAATTGGAGATACACCTTACGATATCGGAGGATGCGGTGGGTATGATTGCTATCCATTGATGGAACCAGTGAAAATATAG